A genome region from Sphingobium sp. WTD-1 includes the following:
- a CDS encoding protein-disulfide reductase DsbD domain-containing protein, whose translation MRIFQVIFMTLAMLAGLSIAPPAVQAQAAFGGGPAHIAAQLMAESAAPAPGKGTTIAFAMKPEKGWHGYWENPGDAGLGMTVTWTLPKGVTIGALRYPVPETLLISGLMNHVYEGPYAVLANLGVAPDVAAGTHLPIRVKAEWLACTDKICVPESGELALELVAGDGKVVPAMQARFDGWRGHLPRPLGSEATYQIVDGKLRLSVPFPADAQARDVHLFPLSDGLARFAAAQKISREGDRLLVETEAGEGFKGGAAQAVLRTGDHVGFLLTAKPGEVAAIAPKGLAGTILLALGGAILGGLLLNVMPCVFPILGLKALSLAKAGGDERAARREALAYGAGVILACLALGSLLLGLRAAGSAVGWAFQLQDPRIILTLLLLVSAIAFNLAGLFDLPAFGGGGQLAGKGGMIGAFWTGALVALVATPCTGPFMGAAMGTALVLPLGAALAIFAGLGLGLALPFLLLAYLPALRNRLPRPGAWMGRLQRILSIPMFLTALGLAWLLGQQRGVGGMTIGLGAALMLVLLLWWLGMRQRAGRGGWLQVGLGTAVLLVGAAMALPARAPAVTAAGEGAVVAFDAEKLDGLRAANKPVFLYFTADWCLTCKANEAAAIERAEVRAAFEKAGVTVMMGDWTNADPAITRFLEAQGRSGVPLYLWYAPGKEAQTLPQLLTPSTLTGLVR comes from the coding sequence ATGCGGATTTTTCAAGTCATATTCATGACGCTCGCCATGCTGGCAGGGCTGTCGATCGCACCGCCGGCGGTGCAGGCGCAGGCCGCATTCGGTGGCGGCCCTGCGCATATCGCCGCGCAGCTGATGGCCGAAAGCGCGGCGCCCGCGCCCGGCAAGGGCACGACCATCGCCTTTGCCATGAAGCCGGAAAAGGGCTGGCACGGCTATTGGGAAAATCCGGGCGATGCGGGCCTGGGCATGACCGTGACCTGGACCCTGCCCAAGGGCGTGACGATCGGCGCGCTGCGCTATCCGGTGCCCGAGACGCTGCTGATTTCCGGCCTGATGAACCATGTCTATGAAGGCCCCTATGCGGTGCTCGCCAATCTGGGCGTGGCGCCGGACGTGGCGGCCGGCACGCATCTGCCGATCCGGGTGAAGGCCGAATGGCTGGCCTGCACGGACAAGATATGCGTGCCGGAAAGCGGCGAACTGGCGCTGGAACTGGTGGCGGGCGATGGCAAGGTCGTGCCGGCGATGCAGGCGCGCTTCGATGGCTGGCGCGGCCATCTGCCCCGGCCGCTGGGCAGCGAGGCGACCTATCAGATCGTCGATGGCAAGCTGCGCCTGTCGGTGCCGTTCCCCGCCGATGCGCAGGCGCGCGACGTTCATCTCTTCCCGCTAAGCGACGGGCTGGCCCGCTTCGCCGCCGCGCAGAAGATCAGCCGCGAAGGCGACCGGCTGCTGGTCGAGACCGAGGCAGGCGAGGGCTTCAAGGGCGGCGCTGCGCAGGCGGTGCTGCGGACCGGCGACCATGTCGGCTTCCTGCTCACGGCCAAGCCCGGCGAGGTCGCGGCGATCGCGCCCAAGGGGCTGGCGGGCACGATCCTGCTGGCGCTGGGCGGGGCGATTTTGGGCGGGCTGCTGCTCAATGTCATGCCCTGCGTCTTCCCGATCCTGGGATTGAAGGCACTGAGCCTGGCCAAGGCGGGTGGCGACGAACGGGCGGCGCGGCGCGAGGCGCTGGCTTATGGTGCGGGCGTGATCCTGGCCTGTCTGGCTTTGGGTAGCCTGCTGCTTGGGCTGCGCGCCGCGGGCAGCGCGGTCGGCTGGGCGTTCCAGTTGCAGGACCCCCGCATCATCCTGACGCTGCTGCTGCTCGTCAGCGCGATCGCCTTCAATCTTGCTGGCCTGTTCGACCTGCCGGCCTTTGGCGGCGGTGGCCAGCTGGCAGGGAAGGGCGGCATGATCGGTGCCTTCTGGACCGGGGCGCTGGTTGCCCTCGTCGCGACGCCCTGCACCGGGCCGTTCATGGGTGCGGCGATGGGCACGGCGCTGGTGCTGCCCTTGGGCGCGGCGCTGGCGATTTTTGCCGGCCTTGGCCTCGGTCTGGCGCTGCCTTTCCTGCTGCTCGCCTATCTGCCTGCGCTGCGCAATCGCCTGCCGCGTCCCGGCGCATGGATGGGCCGGTTGCAGCGCATATTGTCGATCCCGATGTTCCTGACGGCGCTGGGCCTTGCCTGGCTGCTGGGGCAGCAACGCGGTGTCGGTGGCATGACCATTGGGCTTGGCGCGGCGCTGATGCTGGTGCTGCTGCTCTGGTGGCTGGGCATGCGCCAGCGGGCCGGGCGCGGCGGCTGGTTGCAGGTCGGCCTCGGCACGGCGGTCCTGCTGGTCGGTGCGGCGATGGCGTTGCCTGCCCGCGCGCCAGCGGTTACGGCAGCGGGCGAAGGTGCCGTCGTCGCCTTCGACGCGGAAAAGCTCGACGGGCTGCGCGCCGCGAACAAGCCGGTCTTCCTCTATTTCACCGCCGACTGGTGCCTGACCTGCAAGGCCAATGAGGCCGCCGCGATCGAGCGGGCGGAGGTGCGCGCGGCGTTCGAGAAGGCGGGCGTCACCGTCATGATGGGCGACTGGACCAATGCCGATCCGGCGATTACCCGCTTCCTCGAAGCGCAGGGCCGTTCGGGCGTGCCGCTCTACCTCTGGTACGCACCGGGCAAGGAGGCCCAGACATTGCCGCAGCTACTGACCCCGTCGACCCTCACCGGACTGGTGCGCTGA
- a CDS encoding alkaline phosphatase family protein, whose protein sequence is MFKRVAAALLLATAMPVVAQSPAPAAAPAPAARSIAATPPKLIVAISVDQFSADLFSEYRQYYTGGLKRLTSEGAVFPRGYQSHAATETCPGHSTILTGSRPSRTGIIANNWFDLDAKREDKNLYCAEDESQPGSSSDKYEASPLHLKVPTLGGRMKAANPATRVVSVAGKDRAAIMMGGATADQVWWLGGPQGYVSYKGVAPTPLVTKVNQAFAQRLAQPNAGFELPAQCVSKDFPVQAGNRTVGTGRFARDAGDYKGFRISPEQDAMTLAFAAAAIESMQLGKQAQTDIISIGLSATDYVGHTFGTEGTESCIQVDRLDTELGAFFDKLDKDGIDYVVVLTADHGGHDLPERHRMNAMPMEQRVDMALTPKALNATIAEKAGLPGKKVIWSDGPSGDIYYDKGLTAAQRARVETEALKYLRAHPQVQTVFTKAEIAATPSPSGPPESWSLIQEARASFYPSRSGNLLLLLKPRVMSIPEQAVKGSVATHGSPWDTDRRVPILFWRKGMQHFEQPLGVETVDILPSLAALIKLPVPKDQIDGRCLDLVAGNGDSCAGQ, encoded by the coding sequence ATGTTCAAAAGAGTCGCCGCCGCTTTGTTGCTTGCCACCGCCATGCCCGTCGTGGCGCAGAGCCCCGCGCCTGCAGCCGCTCCTGCACCGGCCGCCCGCAGCATTGCCGCGACTCCGCCCAAGCTGATCGTCGCCATCTCGGTCGACCAGTTTTCGGCCGACCTGTTCAGCGAATATCGCCAATATTATACCGGCGGCCTCAAGCGCCTGACCAGCGAAGGCGCGGTCTTCCCGCGCGGTTATCAGAGCCACGCCGCGACCGAGACCTGCCCCGGCCACTCGACCATCCTGACCGGCAGCCGCCCGTCGCGCACCGGCATCATCGCCAATAACTGGTTCGACCTCGACGCCAAGCGCGAGGACAAGAATCTCTATTGCGCCGAGGATGAAAGCCAGCCGGGCAGCAGCAGCGACAAATATGAAGCCTCGCCCCTGCATCTCAAGGTGCCGACGCTGGGCGGCCGGATGAAGGCGGCCAATCCCGCCACCCGCGTCGTATCGGTCGCGGGCAAGGATCGCGCCGCGATCATGATGGGTGGCGCGACCGCCGACCAGGTCTGGTGGCTCGGCGGGCCGCAGGGCTATGTCAGCTACAAGGGTGTCGCCCCCACCCCGCTCGTCACCAAGGTCAATCAGGCCTTTGCCCAGCGCCTCGCCCAGCCCAATGCCGGCTTCGAGCTGCCCGCCCAGTGCGTGTCGAAGGATTTCCCGGTCCAGGCCGGCAACCGCACCGTGGGCACCGGCCGCTTTGCGCGTGACGCGGGCGACTATAAGGGCTTCCGCATTTCGCCCGAGCAGGATGCGATGACCCTGGCCTTCGCCGCCGCCGCAATCGAGAGCATGCAGCTGGGCAAGCAGGCGCAGACCGACATCATCTCGATCGGCCTGTCGGCGACCGACTATGTCGGCCACACCTTCGGCACCGAAGGTACCGAAAGCTGCATCCAGGTCGACCGGCTCGACACCGAACTCGGCGCCTTCTTCGACAAGCTCGACAAGGACGGCATCGACTATGTCGTGGTGCTGACCGCCGACCATGGCGGCCATGACCTGCCCGAACGCCACCGCATGAACGCCATGCCGATGGAACAGCGGGTCGACATGGCGCTGACGCCCAAGGCGCTCAATGCCACCATCGCCGAGAAGGCCGGCCTGCCCGGCAAGAAGGTGATCTGGAGCGACGGCCCGTCGGGCGACATCTATTATGACAAGGGGCTGACCGCCGCGCAGCGCGCCAGGGTCGAGACCGAGGCGCTCAAATATCTGCGCGCCCATCCGCAGGTGCAGACCGTCTTCACCAAGGCGGAAATCGCCGCCACCCCCTCGCCCTCGGGCCCGCCCGAAAGCTGGAGCCTGATCCAGGAAGCGCGCGCCAGCTTCTACCCCAGCCGCTCGGGCAACCTGCTGCTGCTGCTCAAGCCGCGTGTCATGTCGATCCCCGAACAGGCGGTGAAGGGGTCGGTCGCCACCCATGGCTCGCCCTGGGATACGGACCGCCGCGTCCCGATCCTCTTCTGGCGCAAGGGCATGCAGCATTTCGAACAGCCGCTGGGCGTCGAGACGGTGGACATCCTCCCCAGCCTCGCCGCGCTGATCAAGCTGCCCGTGCCCAAGGACCAGATTGACGGCCGCTGCCTCGATCTGGTCGCCGGCAATGGCGATAGCTGCGCCGGGCAATAA
- a CDS encoding TlyA family RNA methyltransferase codes for MAKIRADQLLVDNGLAESRARAQALILAGLVYLGDKKVEKAGQQVPDDAEMDVRGRDHPWVSRGGIKLAHAIDEYGIDVTGFVAIDVGSSTGGFTDVLLSKGAAKVYAVDSGTNQLAWKLRSDDRVIVHEQTSARILTDAHITEPVDIIVCDASFISLAKVLEKPIGFARPGAQLVALIKPQFEAGREEVGKGGVVRDPAIHQRVCDEVAAWVREKGWEVLGITTSPITGPQGNVEFLIHARLGG; via the coding sequence ATGGCCAAGATTCGTGCCGACCAGTTGCTCGTCGACAATGGCCTTGCGGAAAGCCGGGCGCGGGCGCAGGCGCTTATTCTCGCCGGCCTGGTCTATCTGGGCGACAAGAAGGTCGAGAAGGCGGGGCAGCAGGTGCCCGACGATGCCGAGATGGACGTGCGCGGGCGCGACCATCCCTGGGTCTCGCGCGGCGGCATCAAGCTCGCTCATGCGATTGACGAATATGGCATCGACGTCACCGGCTTTGTCGCGATCGACGTCGGCAGCTCGACCGGCGGCTTCACCGACGTGCTGCTGAGCAAGGGCGCGGCCAAGGTCTACGCGGTCGACAGCGGCACTAACCAGCTCGCCTGGAAGCTGCGCTCCGACGATCGCGTCATCGTCCATGAACAGACCAGCGCCCGCATCCTGACCGACGCCCATATAACCGAGCCGGTCGACATCATCGTGTGCGACGCCAGCTTCATCAGCCTGGCCAAGGTGCTCGAAAAGCCGATCGGCTTCGCCCGGCCCGGCGCGCAGCTGGTCGCCCTCATCAAGCCGCAGTTCGAGGCAGGGCGCGAGGAAGTGGGCAAGGGCGGGGTAGTGCGCGATCCCGCCATCCACCAGCGCGTCTGCGACGAAGTCGCTGCCTGGGTCCGTGAGAAGGGCTGGGAAGTGCTTGGAATCACGACCAGTCCGATCACCGGGCCACAGGGCAATGTCGAATTTCTGATTCATGCACGGCTTGGCGGATAA